The Syntrophorhabdaceae bacterium genome has a window encoding:
- a CDS encoding TRAP transporter large permease, whose translation MITPLTGLYGTLLMLAVMLLLKMPVGFVMALVGFLGIIYSISWDAALGMIGTDLWQTFSSYGLTVIPMFIFMGQICFYSEVNNRLYNAAYKWFGRIKGGLSITTIMACAGFAAICGSNTATAATMTAVALPEMKKYKYDPILSTGSIAAGSTLGVVIPPSVVLVIYGLCTGESIGKLFFGSFVPGLVLASLMAITAYTMCTVHPAWGPKGPKFGFIEKIKALPDAIDMLVMFGIIMYSLYAGLFTPSEAGAAGSVVAVIISLIRRKLTWKRFVGAVIDTLRISCMIFLLVAGAVIFGRFLAITRLPYEAAEWVAQLPVPNWMILWSMLVIYIIGGCVMDALAFLLITVPIFYPVAQQMGYDPIWFGVTITVVTTMGAVTPPVGISAYIVSGMAKDIPLSTVFKGVVWFLPSYIITMILMESFPQLVTFFAALVKY comes from the coding sequence ATGATTACGCCTCTTACCGGACTATACGGCACCCTGTTAATGCTGGCGGTCATGCTGCTCCTTAAAATGCCTGTCGGTTTCGTTATGGCCCTGGTCGGTTTTCTGGGCATAATATATTCGATCTCCTGGGATGCGGCCCTTGGCATGATCGGGACAGACCTGTGGCAGACCTTTTCGTCCTATGGATTAACCGTTATCCCGATGTTCATATTCATGGGGCAGATCTGTTTCTATTCGGAAGTAAATAACCGGTTGTACAATGCCGCTTATAAGTGGTTTGGCAGGATCAAAGGCGGTTTGTCTATCACAACTATTATGGCATGCGCTGGGTTCGCGGCGATCTGTGGCTCCAATACGGCAACCGCTGCGACAATGACAGCCGTTGCATTACCGGAAATGAAAAAATACAAATATGACCCCATATTGTCTACGGGCTCCATTGCCGCAGGCTCTACCCTCGGCGTCGTGATACCGCCAAGCGTAGTGCTGGTGATCTATGGGCTCTGTACGGGCGAATCCATTGGAAAGCTTTTCTTCGGAAGCTTTGTACCCGGCCTTGTGCTTGCCTCCCTGATGGCGATTACCGCATATACAATGTGCACCGTTCATCCCGCGTGGGGGCCCAAGGGTCCGAAATTTGGTTTTATTGAAAAGATCAAGGCCCTCCCCGATGCGATCGATATGCTTGTGATGTTTGGCATTATCATGTACAGCCTCTATGCAGGGCTTTTTACACCATCGGAAGCCGGGGCTGCGGGCTCCGTGGTGGCCGTCATCATAAGCCTTATAAGGAGAAAACTGACATGGAAGCGGTTTGTGGGTGCAGTCATCGATACGCTCCGCATCTCCTGTATGATCTTTTTGTTAGTTGCAGGCGCTGTTATTTTCGGGCGTTTTCTTGCAATCACCAGACTCCCCTATGAAGCGGCTGAATGGGTTGCCCAGCTTCCTGTCCCAAACTGGATGATCCTGTGGTCAATGCTGGTAATCTACATTATAGGCGGATGCGTGATGGACGCCCTCGCGTTCCTTCTCATCACGGTGCCGATATTTTACCCTGTTGCGCAACAGATGGGGTACGATCCGATCTGGTTCGGTGTTACCATCACCGTTGTCACTACTATGGGCGCTGTCACACCACCGGTGGGAATCAGTGCGTATATTGTCTCGGGCATGGCGAAGGATATTCCGTTATCAACAGTCTTCAAAGGCGTGGTATGGTTCCTTCCATCATACATCATTACCATGATACTCATGGAGTCTTTTCCTCAACTCGTCACCTTTTTTGCAGCCCTGGTGAAATATTAG